A single window of Acidobacteriota bacterium DNA harbors:
- a CDS encoding VOC family protein, giving the protein MAAGQFGLTQLGQIAIVVKDTPRATEFYRDKLGMKFLFNAGQLAFLDCGGIRIMLSPPEKPEHDHAASILYFEVANIQTAHQALAGRGVKFEDQPHLVAKLPDHDLWMCFFRDPENNLFGLMSEVRA; this is encoded by the coding sequence ATGGCAGCCGGACAGTTCGGGCTCACGCAGCTCGGCCAGATCGCCATCGTGGTGAAAGACACGCCCCGCGCCACCGAGTTCTATCGCGACAAGCTGGGCATGAAGTTCCTGTTCAACGCCGGGCAGCTGGCATTCCTCGACTGCGGTGGCATCCGCATCATGCTCTCACCGCCGGAGAAGCCGGAGCACGACCACGCGGCGTCCATCCTGTATTTCGAGGTCGCGAACATCCAAACGGCACACCAGGCGCTCGCCGGGCGCGGGGTGAAGTTCGAGGACCAGCCGCACCTGGTCGCTAAACTCCCCGACCACGACCTGTGGATGTGCTTCTTTCGCGATCCGGAGAACAACTTGTTCGGCCTGATGTCGGAAGTGCGGGCATAG
- the hemB gene encoding porphobilinogen synthase — MAFPVTRMRRLRRSEALRGMVRETRLAPTDFVYPLFVCPGEGVRKEVGSMPGVFNLSVDQAVKEASEAKALGVPAVILFGLPEKKDEVATGAWAEDGIVQRATRAIKREVRDMVVIGDVCLCEYMSHGHCGVVQRSPHKTGQPRSVGAMAVTREQMAAVAAKVAEDAAAEYEIDNDASLAILAKTAVSQARAGMDVIAPSDMMDGRVAAIRKGLDENGFANVPILSYAAKFASAFYGPFREAADSAPQFGDRRSYQMDGANLREAMREIELDLDEGADMIMVKPALPYLDVIAEARRRFDAPLAAYQVSGEYAMIHAAARNGWVDGKRIMMETLTSIKRAGADLILTYFAKDAAKLLG; from the coding sequence ATGGCCTTCCCTGTCACACGCATGCGGCGGTTGCGGCGCTCGGAAGCGTTGCGCGGCATGGTCCGCGAAACGCGCCTTGCCCCTACGGACTTCGTCTATCCGCTATTCGTCTGCCCCGGCGAGGGCGTGCGAAAAGAGGTGGGTTCGATGCCCGGCGTCTTCAACCTTTCGGTGGACCAGGCGGTCAAGGAAGCGTCGGAGGCGAAGGCGCTTGGAGTGCCGGCGGTCATCCTGTTCGGGTTGCCGGAGAAGAAGGATGAAGTCGCCACCGGCGCGTGGGCGGAAGACGGCATCGTGCAACGCGCCACGCGCGCCATCAAGCGCGAGGTGCGCGACATGGTGGTGATCGGCGACGTTTGCCTGTGCGAGTACATGAGCCACGGGCACTGTGGCGTCGTCCAGAGGAGCCCACACAAGACAGGACAGCCCAGGTCGGTGGGCGCGATGGCGGTGACGCGCGAGCAGATGGCCGCGGTCGCGGCGAAGGTTGCGGAAGACGCGGCGGCCGAATACGAGATCGATAACGACGCTTCGCTCGCGATCCTGGCCAAGACGGCCGTGTCGCAGGCGCGCGCCGGCATGGACGTGATCGCGCCCTCGGACATGATGGATGGCCGCGTGGCTGCCATCCGCAAAGGGCTCGACGAGAACGGCTTTGCCAACGTCCCTATCCTTTCTTATGCGGCGAAGTTCGCCTCGGCGTTCTATGGCCCATTCCGCGAGGCGGCGGATTCAGCGCCGCAGTTCGGCGATCGCCGGTCCTACCAGATGGATGGCGCGAACCTGCGCGAGGCGATGCGCGAGATCGAACTCGACCTCGATGAAGGCGCGGACATGATCATGGTGAAGCCCGCGCTCCCTTATCTCGACGTGATCGCGGAAGCGCGCCGGCGTTTCGATGCGCCGCTCGCGGCCTACCAGGTCTCCGGTGAGTACGCGATGATCCACGCCGCGGCGCGGAATGGTTGGGTCGACGGCAAACGGATCATGATGGAGACGCTGACCTCGATCAAGCGCGCCGGCGCCGACCTTATCCTTACTTACTTCGCGAAGGACGCGGCGAAGCTTCTCGGTTGA
- the lpdA gene encoding dihydrolipoyl dehydrogenase: protein MAETIYDVAIIGSGPAGYTAAIRAGQYGLKTCLIEKDDKLGGTCLHVGCIPTKALLFNAEVFEHIKAAKDFGISGVTDAKIDWKAVLDRKTKIVNKHAKGLEFLMRKNKVTTVEGWGKLTGPQKNGVLDVEVYTAGGGGAGGETNHIKAKNVILATGSEAKMFPGLEADSRVLTNIEILELPAIPKTLAVIGCGAVGVEFASIFKSFGTDVTLLEALPRLVPVEDEDISKELLRSFTKRGIKCQLAVKVEKIDKSKDGVTVNYTDAEGKKQKVDAEKVLIAVGRAARTDNVGLETTKIKPDRGFIKVNEWMQTDEPGIYAIGDIVAGLPQLAHAGAMEGIVAVSKIAGKPAKPVKRELIPGATYTEPQIGSVGLTEAKAKESGRKLKIGKFPFAANSKASIIGAHEGFIKIVADEQYGEILGVHIIGPDATEIIAEAVAVMQLEGTIDDLMFTIHAHPTLYEAMGDAFASVYGMAINA, encoded by the coding sequence GTGGCTGAGACGATCTATGACGTCGCCATCATCGGCAGCGGGCCGGCCGGATACACGGCCGCCATCCGCGCCGGCCAGTATGGCTTGAAGACTTGCCTGATCGAGAAAGACGACAAGCTGGGCGGCACATGCCTGCACGTGGGGTGCATCCCGACGAAGGCGCTGCTGTTCAATGCCGAGGTCTTCGAACACATCAAGGCCGCCAAGGATTTCGGCATCAGCGGCGTGACCGACGCGAAGATCGATTGGAAGGCGGTGCTCGATCGCAAAACGAAGATCGTGAACAAGCACGCCAAGGGACTCGAGTTCCTGATGCGTAAGAACAAGGTCACCACCGTTGAAGGGTGGGGCAAGCTGACCGGTCCGCAGAAGAACGGCGTGCTCGACGTGGAGGTCTATACCGCGGGCGGCGGCGGCGCGGGCGGCGAGACCAACCACATCAAAGCGAAGAACGTGATCCTGGCTACCGGCTCGGAGGCGAAGATGTTTCCCGGCCTGGAGGCGGATTCGCGCGTCCTGACCAACATCGAGATCCTCGAGCTGCCGGCGATCCCGAAGACCCTGGCCGTGATCGGCTGTGGCGCGGTAGGGGTGGAGTTCGCGTCCATCTTCAAGTCATTTGGCACCGACGTCACCCTGCTCGAAGCACTGCCGCGGCTCGTCCCCGTGGAAGATGAGGACATCTCCAAAGAGCTGCTGCGCTCGTTCACCAAGCGCGGCATCAAGTGCCAGCTCGCCGTGAAGGTCGAGAAGATCGACAAGAGCAAAGACGGCGTCACGGTGAATTACACCGACGCCGAAGGCAAGAAGCAGAAGGTCGATGCGGAAAAGGTGCTCATCGCCGTGGGCCGCGCGGCGCGCACCGACAACGTGGGCCTGGAGACCACGAAGATCAAGCCCGACCGCGGGTTCATCAAGGTGAACGAGTGGATGCAGACGGACGAGCCAGGCATCTACGCCATCGGCGACATCGTTGCCGGGCTACCCCAGCTGGCGCACGCGGGCGCGATGGAGGGCATCGTCGCCGTCTCGAAGATCGCGGGCAAGCCGGCCAAGCCGGTGAAGCGCGAGCTCATCCCGGGCGCGACCTACACCGAGCCGCAGATCGGGAGCGTCGGACTGACAGAAGCGAAAGCGAAAGAGAGTGGACGCAAGCTGAAGATCGGCAAGTTCCCCTTCGCCGCGAACTCGAAGGCGAGCATCATCGGAGCGCACGAAGGCTTCATCAAAATCGTTGCCGACGAGCAGTATGGCGAGATCCTGGGCGTGCACATCATCGGCCCGGACGCGACCGAGATCATCGCGGAAGCGGTGGCGGTGATGCAGCTCGAGGGCACCATCGACGACCTGATGTTCACCATTCATGCGCATCCCACGCTCTACGAGGCGATGGGCGACGCGTTCGCCAGCGTCTACGGGATGGCGATCAACGCCTAG